CATCAACCACCTGTTTCACCTTTGCATCAAAAACCGAATAGTCCTGGTAAGGTTAATTTCCATTGCGAATGAACGAATTTTGAgatgatatttcgaattttcttttttttcctttttttcttcttttttatttcaacagaAGTGACCGATAGTCCGACGAACGGTGTGATAGAAAGACAGAATAATTGTAACAAGGGGTCTCTTAGAAGGAAAACGAAATCGGCAGGCCCGACGCTTCGCTCGAGCTACGAAGCTTACGAAGAGAGAACGATTCCTGCTCTAAGACagtaagataaaagaaaagcgGAAAGTAAAACGTACGTAAAAAttcctttattaaattatatttcagttCTCATACGAATGAATTCACGAGGGAATGCCACATGGACAATTCGGAGACGAAAGTGATATCGAAGTTAAACGACAGAGAGAAAAAGCAAGCTGCCTTACCTATCGCTGTTTTCGGAATGGAAATGGTAATGCAAATTTTCTTAACCTCTTGAACGAGTTAAAATCGAtgaaacgttaaaaattaaaatttattttttcaggtAGAGAAATTCTATTCGAAACAATTCACGGATAAGGAAGAGGGCCTGATGCAATTGAAAGAGGAATTAAAAACCTTTGATCCAGAAGTTTCGAAGCATTCCGCGAATAAAACGGCCAGAGCTGCGATTTTGTTGTTACACAGAGCCCTTAGGGACAAAGTTTTCAGCGTATACAGTCTAGCTGCACAATtgatcagaatttttttttcagaatttgcaACTAGGTACTAAATCTAATACATTTCAATTAgacgtgaaaaataaatcgcaaattataaatatattcttatcatCGTAGGGTATCTTCTACGGAGATCGCGAGAAGTGTGGAGAGATTACTCCCAGAATTATTGACTAAATCAGGGGATACCACTCCAAGGATTCATAATATGGCAGTCCACACGATACTCAGTATGGCAGATTGTAAATGTGTCCGAGAATTGCATATTATACCAGTGCATTTAACAAGACCTGTTAGTAGTAGCACTCATCAAAGATTGGCTCTGAGTAGGTTAGAAATGGTGGAGCAATTAATTCTGAGCCATGGAATATCTACTGATAAACAAAGGTGActcaaaataatcttaatctttcttttatgTCGGATAAACATGTTGAAAAGTAACTGCTCGACCACTGCTTGTGACAATTGATACGATCTTATTAGTGAATTGTCACTCGCAGGGGTCCACacttaacatttaaattgagCCTTTAAAACGCAATTACTCTGATAAGGCATTGTAATTGTTGTAGTGGACTCACTTGTCGAACATTGTCAGAATTGGGTTCTACGGGATTGCATCATCCGGCGGAAGCAGTGAGGAAAGTTTCGGAAAGAATTTTAGTATTGGTGTACAAAGTGAATCCAAGATTGGTTCGCAAACAATTGCCTCCTGACGATGATATTACCAGGAGAAATTTATTGTATCGTCAACTTTTTCatgaatttgatttgattgatCTTGAGGTAtaggttttttttctttttaatgagaaattaaatatttatataaattatgtttccATCGTTTctcatcaaatatatatagagaaaaaaagaaatagaagccAGTCACAAAACGACGACACCCACACGGACAAAATCAACGGAAAATAACGTGgcaaatttaacgaaatctCCTTCGAGGACAAGTCCTGTTGTTAGTACTGGAAGCTCAACAAGTATAACATCTCCGTCCGAGAATAGTACAGAACATAAAGGTGACAAGTATGTATCGTACttacttgaaatatttgaaaaaaaatattttttttctatttttttctttctttttttccttttttttttttttttttttttagaatgtgCATATTTTGTCTTTCGAAAGGACAAGGATATTCCGAAGAAGGATTAAACATTCATTATTGGAGAAGTTGTCCTATGTTAACGAAATGTGAAGCATGTAAGCAAGTGGTGGAAATTTCGTATTTGAACTTACATTTGTTAAGTgagttcttttctttcaaatttcatttatttaattaatggtcgcattcaattataaaaaaatatttattttatttttcagatgaATGTGATATGAGAAGCAATTACGTAAAATGCGACACATGTAAACAAGCAATCCATGAAAATTCCTTCGAGGAACATAGAAAAGATAACAAGTGTACAAGTATGCAATTCGATTGCGAAcagtatgatataaataaatatataatagaattattatttacagaaCCTATCGAAGGCTACGATCGTTGTCCATTATGCTCTACTCTTgtcaatcaaaataaatggAGGGAGCATCTGATGGGTGATCATCCCTGTGTGAACAATCCTCGAAATAAATTAGGAAAAAGCTgtaagtatttaattaattatttaagtatttattaaatatatataatgcattgGTGAATgcgaaattcatttcatttataggTTCAAAATCTCCATCAAATTCTCAGAACCTCAGTGGGAAAATAACCACACCAactaataaagattattagcGTCAAGCATCAACTTCGAGTCTTTCggagtttaaaaaattttagagaagatttttcttttgttttttttttatagtttatctGTATGTTATGGGCTACccaacatttttcatatttatacttatatttaaatg
The DNA window shown above is from Apis cerana isolate GH-2021 linkage group LG4, AcerK_1.0, whole genome shotgun sequence and carries:
- the LOC108002026 gene encoding centrosomal protein of 104 kDa isoform X1 encodes the protein MPRKIGFNVVYATSEEDRHSSLELNVHGPTVRGWQSSRRCTYPQELILRLHGPTKLTRIQVLAHQYLIPEKLEIWTSREENASMTTEFSYLGYITLSDNASTMYKSRELKSVALPETEAVSLKLRLHKPHSNAHNVYQQVGLIAINILGEPYGQELTGQGDAPYNPHYTSPYDDLAFEMYVDREVAKIIRQMEAKKLQAVEEERFEYASKLKVAMENLRKAGERLGKYELEKKYAIALEDYDKAKAKKAQAQQYRQQVYQSLEVQDLLELQGPLEKNNKSSVEGKEPISIDTCTSNTTTVPEDITSPPRLVIPPNRDGAISPTGPAHQPPVSPLHQKPNSPEVTDSPTNGVIERQNNCNKGSLRRKTKSAGPTLRSSYEAYEERTIPALRHSHTNEFTRECHMDNSETKVISKLNDREKKQAALPIAVFGMEMVEKFYSKQFTDKEEGLMQLKEELKTFDPEVSKHSANKTARAAILLLHRALRDKVFSVYSLAAQLIRIFFSEFATRVSSTEIARSVERLLPELLTKSGDTTPRIHNMAVHTILSMADCKCVRELHIIPVHLTRPVSSSTHQRLALSRLEMVEQLILSHGISTDKQSGLTCRTLSELGSTGLHHPAEAVRKVSERILVLVYKVNPRLVRKQLPPDDDITRRNLLYRQLFHEFDLIDLERKKEIEASHKTTTPTRTKSTENNVANLTKSPSRTSPVVSTGSSTSITSPSENSTEHKGDKMCIFCLSKGQGYSEEGLNIHYWRSCPMLTKCEACKQVVEISYLNLHLLNECDMRSNYVKCDTCKQAIHENSFEEHRKDNKCTKLLFTEPIEGYDRCPLCSTLVNQNKWREHLMGDHPCVNNPRNKLGKSCSKSPSNSQNLSGKITTPTNKDY
- the LOC108002026 gene encoding centrosomal protein of 104 kDa isoform X2 gives rise to the protein MPRKIGFNVVYATSEEDRHSSLELNVHGPTVRGWQSSRRCTYPQELILRLHGPTKLTRIQVLAHQYLIPEKLEIWTSREENASMTTEFSYLGYITLSDNASTMYKSRELKSVALPETEAVSLKLRLHKPHSNAHNVYQQVGLIAINILGEPYGQELTGQGDAPYNPHYTSPYDDLAFEMYVDREVAKIIRQMEAKKLQAVEEERFEYASKLKVAMENLRKAGERLGKYELEKKYAIALEDYDKAKAKKAQAQQYRQQVYQSLEVQDLLELQGPLEKNNKSSVEGKEPISIDTCTSNTTTVPEDITSPPRLVIPPNRDGAISPTGPAHQPPVSPLHQKPNSPEVTDSPTNGVIERQNNCNKGSLRRKTKSAGPTLRSSYEAYEERTIPALRHSHTNEFTRECHMDNSETKVISKLNDREKKQAALPIAVFGMEMVEKFYSKQFTDKEEGLMQLKEELKTFDPEVSKHSANKTARAAILLLHRALRDKVFSVYSLAAQLIRIFFSEFATRVSSTEIARSVERLLPELLTKSGDTTPRIHNMAVHTILSMADCKCVRELHIIPVHLTRPVSSSTHQRLALSRLEMVEQLILSHGISTDKQSGLTCRTLSELGSTGLHHPAEAVRKVSERILVLVYKVNPRLVRKQLPPDDDITRRNLLYRQLFHEFDLIDLERKKEIEASHKTTTPTRTKSTENNVANLTKSPSRTSPVVSTGSSTSITSPSENSTEHKGDKMCIFCLSKGQGYSEEGLNIHYWRSCPMLTKCEACKQVVEISYLNLHLLNECDMRSNYVKCDTCKQAIHENSFEEHRKDNKCTKPIEGYDRCPLCSTLVNQNKWREHLMGDHPCVNNPRNKLGKSCSKSPSNSQNLSGKITTPTNKDY
- the LOC108002026 gene encoding centrosomal protein of 104 kDa isoform X3 produces the protein MTTEFSYLGYITLSDNASTMYKSRELKSVALPETEAVSLKLRLHKPHSNAHNVYQQVGLIAINILGEPYGQELTGQGDAPYNPHYTSPYDDLAFEMYVDREVAKIIRQMEAKKLQAVEEERFEYASKLKVAMENLRKAGERLGKYELEKKYAIALEDYDKAKAKKAQAQQYRQQVYQSLEVQDLLELQGPLEKNNKSSVEGKEPISIDTCTSNTTTVPEDITSPPRLVIPPNRDGAISPTGPAHQPPVSPLHQKPNSPEVTDSPTNGVIERQNNCNKGSLRRKTKSAGPTLRSSYEAYEERTIPALRHSHTNEFTRECHMDNSETKVISKLNDREKKQAALPIAVFGMEMVEKFYSKQFTDKEEGLMQLKEELKTFDPEVSKHSANKTARAAILLLHRALRDKVFSVYSLAAQLIRIFFSEFATRVSSTEIARSVERLLPELLTKSGDTTPRIHNMAVHTILSMADCKCVRELHIIPVHLTRPVSSSTHQRLALSRLEMVEQLILSHGISTDKQSGLTCRTLSELGSTGLHHPAEAVRKVSERILVLVYKVNPRLVRKQLPPDDDITRRNLLYRQLFHEFDLIDLERKKEIEASHKTTTPTRTKSTENNVANLTKSPSRTSPVVSTGSSTSITSPSENSTEHKGDKMCIFCLSKGQGYSEEGLNIHYWRSCPMLTKCEACKQVVEISYLNLHLLNECDMRSNYVKCDTCKQAIHENSFEEHRKDNKCTKLLFTEPIEGYDRCPLCSTLVNQNKWREHLMGDHPCVNNPRNKLGKSCSKSPSNSQNLSGKITTPTNKDY